From the Fulvia fulva chromosome 2, complete sequence genome, one window contains:
- a CDS encoding 7-dehydrocholesterol reductase, whose protein sequence is MTVEILATLSPELAKPVLWGRNTKAKLENTLGCLGMVIGCPILIVLNWTALEHYNGSLLETFQAAFDQGALPFLLNHLPRPSTPAIAGYAAWLLWQALLYGILPGTTCYGQRTPGGKLMQYTANGLLAWAITHVLYFTASAAGVLDAAIVAKHWEGLLVAVNVYGFFLAALAQLKGYYFPSHPEDRKLSGSWIYDFWAGVELNPRFGTYWDFKFFHNGRPGIVAWTLVDLSWAAYQYQTLGYVTASMWIVLVLQAVYTVDFFWHEDWYTRTIDISHDHFGFMLAWGDTTFLPTFYTLQAQYLARYPTHLTLIQSAAIMALGVTSYIIFRQANSQRDYVRRHNGNAKLWGRPATYIRVKYQTSDNKTHDSLLLTSGWWGVARHANYLADLVQSWAFCATCGFTHFLPWSYFFFMCILLHHRIGRDDRRCRNKYGEKWEEYCKLVPCRLIPGVY, encoded by the coding sequence ATGACGGTGGAGATTCTGGCAACTCTCAGTCCAGAGCTGGCGAAGCCGGTGCTATGGGGCCGAAACACCAAAGCCAAACTCGAGAACACGTTGGGATGCTTGGGTATGGTGATCGGATGTCCCATTCTCATCGTTCTGAATTGGACCGCCCTCGAGCACTACAATGGCTCGCTCCTCGAGACATTCCAAGCTGCATTCGACCAAGGAGCGCTTCCATTCCTTCTGAACCATCTCCCTCGACCATCAACACCTGCTATTGCCGGGTACGCAGCATGGCTGTTATGGCAGGCACTGTTGTACGGCATTCTACCAGGAACGACCTGCTATGGCCAGCGCACACCAGGTGGCAAGCTCATGCAGTACACAGCAAACGGACTGCTCGCATGGGCCATCACGCACGTGCTCTACTTCACCGCCTCCGCAGCCGGAGTCCTCGACGCCGCCATCGTTGCCAAGCACTGGGAAGGACTCTTGGTAGCAGTCAACGTCTACGGCTTTTTCCTCGCCGCTCTCGCACAGCTCAAAGGCTACTACTTCCCATCACACCCGGAAGACAGAAAGCTATCCGGATCGTGGATCTACGACTTCTGGGCAGGTGTCGAGCTCAACCCACGCTTCGGCACGTACTGGGACTTTAAGTTCTTTCACAATGGACGACCTGGAATCGTGGCTTGGACGCTGGTTGATCTTTCATGGGCAGCGTACCAGTATCAGACACTAGGCTACGTAACGGCGTCAATGTGGATTGTCCTGGTGTTGCAAGCAGTGTATACTGTGGACTTCTTCTGGCACGAGGATTGGTACACCCGCACGATCGATATCAGCCATGACCACTTTGGCTTCATGCTAGCGTGGGGAGATACTACGTTCTTGCCGACTTTCTATACGCTACAGGCACAATATCTGGCAAGATATCCGACTCATTTGACCCTAATTCAGTCAGCCGCCATCATGGCATTGGGAGTGACAAGCTACATCATTTTCAGACAGGCGAATTCCCAGCGCGATTATGTCCGCAGACACAACGGGAATGCAAAGCTCTGGGGCCGTCCAGCAACTTACATCAGAGTCAAGTATCAGACGAGCGACAACAAGACTCATGACAGTCTTCTACTCACTAGCGGATGGTGGGGAGTGGCCAGACACGCAAACTACCTGGCAGATCTGGTACAGAGCTGGGCGTTCTGCGCAACGTGTGGTTTCACCCACTTCCTGCCATGGTCGTACTTCTTCTTCATGTGTATCCTCCTGCACCATCGGATCGGAAGGGATGACAGGCGGTGTCGGAACAAGTATGGCGAGAAGTGGGAGGAGTACTGCAAGCTGGTGCCATGTCGCTTGATTCCTGGAGTGTACTGA
- a CDS encoding Kinetochore-associated protein MTW1, with translation MLTRVYHRSTGQRREHGASPPSPTFADRRSHLELHQDNTMASNKQTTNALLTEHFRYTPLTLLDDIINTVNELVFRAVNAIEEGFGGTTAQQLGFQLDEETAVSLPNDEARRERLAELKQNEVDNGIVKLESLLNATVDKDFDKFEIYTLRNILAVGHAEEDLANWVRLDHYKGVDVVNADEVPTPQQVQLQRRKLHETAKLNTMLKAEEARNAAILSQLSRLIGAEPKQEGEESENKAPFAFLKSSEATAQAQNLAQDTQETLKQIPALQQLLEKLKDAMQNNSNPRQARFDDSDSMDGRRRQYLNAQTRRALERKGIDPESGAGSSLTAGRRMGREELEGIESVAQALGGAQNARSRSR, from the exons ATGCTCACTCGTGTTTATCATCGATCGACGGGGCAACGACGCGAGCACGGCGCGTCTCCTCCAAGTCCCACCTTCGCAGATCGCAGATCGCATCTCGAACTTCACCAAGACAACACTATGGCGTCCAACAAGCAGACAACAAACGCGCTGCTCACTGAACACTTCCGATATACTCCTCTG ACACTGCTAGACGACATAATCAACACCGTCAACGAGCTCGTGTTTCGAGCCGTCAATGCGATAGAAGAAGGCTTCGGCGGAACGACAGCACAGCAACTTGGCTTCCAGCTCGACGAGGAGACCGCCGTATCACTACCGAACGACGAGGCGAGACGAGAGAGGCTTGCAGAGCTCAAGCAGAATGAGGTCGACAATGGCATTGTGAAGCTGGAAAGCCTTCTGAACGCGACCGTCGACAAGGACTTTGACAAATTTGAGATTTACACCTTGAGGAACATACTTGCGGTCGGTCATGCTGAGGAAGATTTGGCGAATTGGGTCCGGCTGGACCATTACAAGGGTGTCGATGTCGTGAATGCGGATGAGGTCCCTACACCACAGCAGGTGCAGCTACAGCGGCGGAAACTTCACGAAACAGCAAAACTGAATACCATGCTCAAGGCGGAAGAGGCGCGGAACGCTGCGATTCTCTCCCAGCTAAGCAGACTGATCGGCGCAGAACCGAAGCAGGAAGGCGAAGAGAGTGAGAACAAGGCGCCGTTCGCATTCCTCAAGTCCTCAGAAGCAACAGCACAGGCGCAGAACTTGGCACAGGATACCCAGGAGACACTCAAGCAGATCCCAGCGCTGCAGCAACTTCTCGAGAAACTCAAGGACGCCATGCAGAACAATTCAAACCCACGCCAGGCCAGATTCGACGACTCCGACTCGATGGATGGCAGGCGTAGGCAGTACCTCAATGCGCAGACCAGGCGAGCTTTGGAGAGAAAAGGCATCGACCCTGAATCTGGTGCTGGGTCGTCACTTACTGCCGGGCGAAGAATGGGTCGCGAAGAGCTAGAAGGCATTGAAAGTGTTGCGCAGGCATTAGGTGGCGCGCAGAATGCGCGATCACGATCGAGATGA